Proteins found in one Haloferax litoreum genomic segment:
- a CDS encoding ATP-dependent helicase → MTQRGRSLLTAKRDDYDFDPESVAVADEDVLDLLEPAVQEWWVDQFGAFVPGNGGFFTPPQRGAIPLIHEDQNALICAPTGSGKTLASFTAIINELFRRDRESPDGLDNSVYCLYVSPLKSLANDIHRNLTEPLSGIADIAAERDETIDIRHAIRHGDTSSSDRQKMLEETPHILNTTPETLAILLNSPKFKEKLRTVEYVVVDEIHSLAENKRGTHLSVSLERLENLAESSPTRIGCSATVEPLDTVGEFLVGYEDGDPRDYELVDTRFVRDFDIELECPTDDLIRTPRAAVQTRFYDRLHELVTSHTNTLVFTNTRSGAERVLHNLRETYPDIDESNSGCHHGSLSKERRQEIESRLKAGELRVVTTSTSLELGIDMPHIDLVVQVGSPKSVAALLQRVGRAGHQLGQTVEGRVIALDRDELVECAVMLTKAEEGFVDRVFIPENAFDVAAQQVYGMAINSIRPESEVRETLRRAYPYRNFSDDDFERLFRYLTADYDGLEDKNVYAKVWRDTNDPPDGEHHYEEYPVGEPLVGKRGRMARVIYMTNIGTIPDSFTCDVLVRGADQWVGTLDEGYLDTLEKGDVFVLGGDNFAYRYRRGSKVYVDRTSQRPTVPSWFSERLPLSYDLGREIAAFQQEIVERLASGGPPAVRTWLRDLPLDENSVRAVTRMFDEQVRYTGPESVATPDRLVVETELDRETYRRHYYVHCTYGRQFNDGLSRLLAYHCARRTNANVQVAVADNGFSISMPLNRKVDLGTILREADHDTVAEDLRAALDGTDLLKRYFRINATRSLMILKRYKGYEKTAAQQQVSSEMLLSFAQDLDEFAVVEETYREILEDKLNLAAIEDVLAAIQAGDVDVIDHQVSTPTPRAFGLATLMASDVVLAEDESAALREFHERVLDEIGEDDIGIDVN, encoded by the coding sequence ATGACTCAGCGTGGCCGTTCCCTCCTCACTGCGAAGCGGGACGACTACGACTTCGACCCCGAGTCGGTCGCCGTCGCCGACGAGGACGTCCTCGACCTGCTGGAACCCGCCGTTCAGGAGTGGTGGGTCGACCAGTTCGGCGCGTTCGTCCCCGGCAACGGCGGTTTTTTCACGCCGCCGCAACGCGGGGCGATTCCACTCATCCACGAAGACCAGAACGCCCTCATCTGCGCCCCCACCGGGTCGGGCAAGACCCTTGCATCCTTCACGGCCATCATCAACGAGTTGTTCCGACGAGACCGGGAGTCACCAGACGGCCTCGACAACTCGGTGTACTGTCTCTACGTCTCACCGCTGAAATCACTCGCAAACGACATCCACCGGAACCTCACCGAACCGCTCTCGGGAATCGCCGACATCGCCGCCGAACGCGACGAGACAATCGACATCAGACACGCCATCCGACACGGCGACACGTCGTCGTCGGACCGGCAGAAGATGTTGGAGGAGACGCCGCACATCCTCAACACCACCCCGGAGACGCTGGCCATCCTGCTCAACTCGCCGAAGTTCAAAGAGAAACTCCGAACCGTCGAGTACGTCGTCGTCGACGAGATACACAGTCTGGCCGAGAACAAACGCGGGACGCACCTCTCCGTCTCGCTGGAGCGGCTGGAAAACCTCGCCGAATCGTCGCCGACGCGCATCGGATGTTCCGCGACGGTCGAACCGCTGGACACCGTCGGTGAGTTCCTCGTCGGCTACGAAGACGGCGACCCTCGAGACTACGAACTCGTCGACACCCGATTCGTCCGCGATTTCGATATCGAACTGGAGTGTCCGACCGACGACCTGATTCGGACGCCGCGCGCGGCGGTCCAGACGCGCTTCTACGACCGACTCCACGAACTCGTGACCTCGCATACGAACACGCTCGTCTTCACGAACACCCGCTCTGGAGCGGAACGCGTCCTGCACAACCTCCGGGAGACGTACCCCGACATCGACGAGTCGAACTCCGGGTGCCACCACGGGAGTCTCTCGAAAGAGCGCAGACAGGAGATTGAGTCCAGACTGAAAGCCGGCGAGTTACGGGTCGTCACCACCTCCACGAGTCTCGAACTCGGCATCGACATGCCCCACATCGACCTCGTGGTACAGGTCGGGTCGCCGAAGTCGGTGGCGGCACTCCTCCAACGTGTCGGCCGGGCGGGCCACCAACTCGGCCAGACCGTCGAAGGGCGTGTCATCGCCCTCGACAGAGACGAACTCGTGGAGTGCGCGGTGATGCTCACGAAGGCCGAAGAGGGGTTCGTCGACCGCGTGTTCATCCCGGAGAACGCCTTCGACGTCGCCGCCCAGCAGGTCTACGGGATGGCCATCAATTCGATTCGCCCCGAGTCCGAGGTCCGCGAGACGCTCCGGCGGGCGTACCCCTACCGCAACTTCTCGGACGACGACTTCGAACGACTGTTCCGGTATCTCACCGCCGACTACGACGGCCTCGAAGACAAGAACGTCTACGCGAAGGTCTGGCGCGACACGAACGACCCGCCCGACGGCGAACACCACTACGAGGAGTATCCCGTCGGCGAACCACTCGTCGGCAAGCGCGGGCGGATGGCGCGCGTCATCTACATGACCAACATCGGAACCATCCCCGACTCTTTCACCTGTGACGTGTTGGTCCGCGGGGCCGACCAGTGGGTCGGCACACTGGACGAAGGCTACCTCGACACGCTGGAGAAAGGCGACGTGTTCGTTCTCGGCGGCGACAACTTCGCCTACCGCTACCGGCGCGGGTCGAAGGTGTACGTCGACCGGACCTCACAGCGACCGACCGTCCCATCGTGGTTCTCCGAACGCCTCCCGCTATCGTACGACCTCGGACGAGAGATAGCCGCTTTCCAGCAGGAAATCGTCGAACGCCTCGCGTCGGGCGGCCCACCTGCCGTTCGCACGTGGCTTCGTGACTTGCCCCTCGACGAGAACAGCGTCCGCGCCGTCACGCGCATGTTCGACGAGCAGGTTCGGTACACCGGTCCCGAGAGCGTGGCGACACCCGACCGACTCGTCGTCGAGACGGAACTCGACCGCGAGACCTACCGCCGGCACTACTACGTCCACTGCACCTACGGTAGACAGTTCAACGACGGCCTCTCTCGCCTCCTCGCGTACCACTGCGCCCGCCGGACCAACGCGAACGTACAGGTCGCCGTCGCCGACAACGGATTTTCCATCTCGATGCCGCTGAACCGAAAAGTGGACCTCGGGACCATCCTCCGCGAGGCCGACCACGACACCGTCGCCGAAGACCTGCGGGCCGCACTCGACGGAACCGACCTCCTGAAGCGCTACTTCCGCATCAACGCGACGCGCTCGCTCATGATTCTCAAGCGCTACAAGGGCTACGAGAAGACGGCGGCCCAACAGCAAGTCTCCTCGGAGATGCTGCTGTCGTTCGCACAGGACTTAGACGAGTTCGCCGTCGTCGAAGAGACCTACCGCGAGATTCTCGAAGACAAACTGAACCTCGCCGCCATCGAAGACGTGTTAGCGGCGATTCAGGCCGGCGACGTGGACGTCATCGACCATCAGGTGTCGACGCCGACGCCCCGCGCGTTTGGCCTCGCCACGCTGATGGCGAGTGACGTGGTCCTCGCCGAAGACGAGAGCGCGGCGCTCCGCGAGTTCCACGAACGTGTCCTCGACGAAATCGGCGAGGACGACATCGGAATCGACGTGAACTGA
- a CDS encoding lactate racemase domain-containing protein, whose amino-acid sequence MDLPLGDGTTSLSLPSCDVDVARPPGGDPVSPRTVAETAMESPHGPPLASLVNPADDVAIVVTDVTRDTPDDVLVDVLFEHLPVPRENVTIVVGLGLHRPMTDEELRDGLGEYAPLAVNHDPHAAVTLGAVDGCPIAVHPAVADADVVVSTGMVEPHQYAGFSGGAKTVVIGAGSEAIIRYTHGPEMLSRDGVRLGRVRGNPFRETLDRAGLIAGPDFCLNVTKGPDGFLGAAAGDPTSVVRSLASTARDALSVSVDADYDAVVCGVGAPKDANLYQATRAATYVALGDCNPLTARGRLVVPAALGEGAGEGTGERRFFDALSSATDADSLYESMRAGYEPGAQRAFVVARVLREHDVYVTNSAAPDVVEDCLMHARDSVEDAVDPGSRVLVVPDALNTLLV is encoded by the coding sequence ATGGACCTTCCCCTCGGAGACGGGACCACCTCTCTTTCGCTCCCGTCGTGCGACGTGGACGTTGCCCGTCCTCCCGGCGGAGACCCAGTTTCGCCCCGAACCGTCGCGGAGACGGCGATGGAGTCTCCACACGGCCCGCCACTCGCGAGTCTCGTCAATCCGGCGGACGACGTGGCAATCGTCGTCACCGACGTGACGCGCGACACGCCCGACGACGTACTCGTTGACGTGTTGTTCGAGCACCTCCCCGTCCCCCGCGAGAACGTGACTATCGTCGTCGGACTCGGGTTACACCGGCCGATGACCGACGAGGAACTCCGCGACGGACTCGGTGAGTACGCGCCCCTCGCGGTGAACCACGACCCACACGCGGCGGTTACGCTCGGTGCAGTCGATGGGTGCCCCATCGCGGTTCATCCCGCTGTCGCCGACGCCGACGTGGTCGTCTCGACTGGCATGGTCGAACCCCACCAGTACGCCGGGTTCTCGGGCGGCGCGAAGACAGTCGTCATCGGCGCGGGGTCGGAGGCTATCATCCGCTACACGCACGGCCCGGAGATGCTCTCACGGGACGGGGTCCGCCTCGGCCGCGTCCGTGGAAACCCGTTCCGCGAGACGCTGGACCGCGCGGGACTCATCGCCGGTCCAGACTTCTGTCTCAACGTGACGAAGGGACCGGACGGGTTCCTCGGTGCCGCCGCGGGCGACCCCACCTCAGTCGTCAGGTCGCTCGCTTCGACTGCTCGTGACGCACTCTCCGTCTCGGTCGATGCCGACTACGATGCCGTCGTCTGCGGCGTGGGTGCGCCGAAAGACGCGAACCTCTATCAGGCGACCCGCGCGGCGACGTACGTCGCCCTCGGAGACTGTAACCCACTCACTGCGCGTGGCCGACTCGTCGTCCCCGCGGCACTCGGCGAGGGTGCGGGCGAGGGAACGGGAGAACGCCGATTCTTCGATGCGCTCTCGTCGGCAACGGATGCCGACTCGCTCTACGAGTCGATGCGGGCAGGATACGAACCGGGTGCGCAGCGGGCGTTCGTCGTCGCGCGTGTCCTCCGCGAGCACGACGTGTACGTGACGAACTCGGCGGCACCCGACGTGGTCGAAGACTGCCTCATGCACGCCAGAGACTCGGTCGAAGACGCGGTGGACCCCGGGAGTCGCGTCCTCGTGGTCCCGGACGCGCTGAACACGCTGTTGGTCTGA
- a CDS encoding ATP-dependent helicase — translation MNLRGPLVDVGDPREVETRYGERSLAEVTLRPDGGAADPVTVTLWGKWTHAAEHAEPGMDILVTDVDESEYRGETTYATGKESFVVVEPDFLVDVTDIRSWVQCSRMYYLNKLSGIPLNYPVVKGTIVHEVFGDLLRGRDLDSSIDERIEERGLELGLLGRETEEVADEVRRNAAAIEGWLSQGVLTDEDEWRSEYTLISPTFGIKGRADALRRGSPVELKTGKNLKRDPRFQDKIQAAAYALILHERDVPVDTGTLLYTKNTTLDRTEESGDLSPAKDFSIGRGLLEFVVRTRNEIAAMEHDVSVPTGYESNSKCQYCFEKDTCMVVSGRLGQESKAGQIGTPVPEDERAYFDRFYRALEEERREVHAEYRKLWEQSPEERADDDRAIIGLEPLGSEEQPDGTWELRARKTDDAVSKLREGDVALASDGHPVEGHAELARIVELGEEVVVTTDEPVPLRRLDVYPSELNVARLLTALHDAVLKGSPERKDVLFDRRAPEFADRSAGETYIDNNEAQDEAVSLAVDADDVALIHGPPGTGKTYTIARTIRALVEDGNRVLLSAFTNRAVDNALEALRDQGFEDIVRVGTESGVREDMLDVRLSRSGDPNTLASALHDAPVVAATTASCGSRVMREQSFDVALVDEASQLTEPGTLAAVNLADRFVLVGDHKQLPPVVRAENDLQTSLFQRLIEAHPEASVMLDRQYRMSQRIQAFASAEFYDGALRPATGEVAAQHLRDLGVETADLPAELTDQVTFVDPDGRRVGNTNPTEADRVAEIVAAYEAAGVDADDIGVIAPFRAQVAEVSRRTDVTVDTVDRFQGSSKEVIVVSFVATGDLDGPLFEDHRRINVALTRAKKALCLVGDADALESDPFYDRMLRWARR, via the coding sequence GTGAATCTTCGCGGTCCACTCGTCGACGTGGGCGACCCACGTGAGGTCGAGACGCGGTACGGAGAGCGTTCGCTGGCGGAGGTGACGCTCCGTCCCGACGGCGGGGCGGCTGACCCAGTGACTGTCACCCTCTGGGGGAAGTGGACGCACGCCGCCGAACACGCCGAACCGGGGATGGATATCCTCGTCACCGACGTGGACGAGTCGGAGTACCGCGGCGAGACGACGTACGCGACGGGAAAGGAGTCGTTCGTCGTCGTCGAACCCGACTTCCTCGTGGACGTGACCGACATCCGCTCGTGGGTCCAGTGTTCGCGGATGTACTACCTGAACAAACTCTCGGGTATCCCGCTGAACTACCCCGTCGTCAAAGGGACCATCGTCCACGAGGTGTTCGGCGACTTACTCCGTGGCCGTGACCTCGACTCGTCCATCGACGAACGCATCGAAGAACGCGGCCTCGAACTCGGATTGCTCGGCCGCGAGACGGAGGAAGTCGCGGACGAAGTGCGCCGAAACGCCGCCGCCATCGAGGGGTGGCTTTCGCAGGGCGTCCTCACCGACGAAGACGAGTGGCGCTCTGAGTACACCCTCATCTCGCCCACGTTCGGCATCAAGGGACGCGCAGACGCTCTCCGCCGCGGGTCGCCCGTCGAACTCAAAACCGGGAAGAACCTCAAGCGCGACCCCAGATTCCAGGACAAGATTCAGGCCGCCGCCTACGCCCTCATCCTCCACGAACGCGACGTGCCGGTCGATACCGGGACGCTCCTCTACACGAAGAACACCACGCTGGACCGAACCGAGGAGTCCGGCGACCTCTCGCCGGCCAAGGACTTCTCTATCGGGCGCGGCCTGCTCGAATTCGTCGTCCGAACGCGCAACGAAATCGCCGCGATGGAACACGACGTGTCGGTGCCAACCGGGTACGAGTCGAACTCGAAGTGCCAGTACTGCTTCGAGAAAGACACCTGCATGGTCGTCTCCGGTCGTCTCGGACAGGAGTCGAAGGCCGGTCAGATTGGCACCCCTGTCCCCGAAGACGAACGGGCGTACTTCGACCGATTCTACCGCGCCCTCGAAGAAGAGCGCAGAGAGGTCCACGCCGAGTACCGCAAACTCTGGGAACAGTCGCCCGAAGAACGCGCAGACGACGACCGGGCGATTATCGGCCTCGAACCACTCGGCTCGGAGGAACAACCCGACGGGACGTGGGAACTCCGTGCTCGCAAGACGGACGACGCGGTGTCCAAACTCCGCGAAGGTGACGTTGCTCTCGCTAGTGACGGCCACCCCGTCGAGGGCCACGCCGAACTCGCTCGCATCGTCGAACTCGGCGAGGAAGTCGTCGTCACGACGGACGAACCGGTCCCACTCCGTCGTCTCGACGTGTACCCCTCGGAACTCAACGTCGCCCGTCTCCTCACGGCACTCCACGACGCCGTGCTGAAGGGGTCGCCCGAGCGAAAGGACGTGCTGTTCGACCGCCGCGCCCCCGAATTCGCGGACCGGTCGGCCGGTGAGACGTACATCGACAACAATGAAGCGCAAGACGAGGCAGTGAGTCTCGCCGTCGACGCCGACGATGTGGCACTCATCCACGGCCCACCGGGGACTGGCAAGACGTACACCATCGCCCGAACCATCCGCGCCCTCGTCGAAGACGGCAACCGCGTCTTGCTCTCGGCGTTTACGAACCGCGCGGTGGACAACGCACTCGAAGCGCTTCGCGACCAAGGGTTCGAAGATATCGTCCGCGTCGGCACCGAATCGGGGGTCCGCGAGGACATGCTCGACGTTCGTCTCTCTCGAAGCGGCGACCCGAACACGCTCGCGTCGGCCTTGCACGACGCGCCAGTCGTCGCCGCGACGACTGCCTCCTGCGGGTCGCGCGTGATGCGCGAACAGTCCTTCGACGTTGCCCTCGTGGACGAGGCGTCCCAACTCACCGAACCGGGGACGCTCGCCGCCGTGAATCTCGCCGACCGATTCGTCCTCGTCGGCGACCACAAGCAACTCCCGCCGGTCGTCCGCGCGGAAAACGACCTCCAGACCTCGCTCTTCCAGCGACTCATCGAGGCCCACCCCGAGGCATCGGTGATGCTCGACCGCCAGTACCGGATGTCCCAGCGGATTCAGGCCTTCGCGTCTGCCGAGTTCTACGACGGCGCACTCCGCCCGGCGACGGGCGAAGTCGCGGCCCAGCACCTCCGTGACCTCGGCGTCGAGACGGCTGACTTGCCCGCCGAACTTACGGACCAAGTGACGTTCGTCGACCCCGATGGTCGTCGCGTCGGCAACACCAACCCGACCGAGGCGGACCGCGTCGCCGAAATCGTCGCCGCTTACGAGGCCGCGGGCGTCGACGCCGACGACATCGGCGTCATCGCCCCGTTCCGCGCGCAGGTCGCCGAAGTCTCCCGCCGGACCGACGTGACGGTCGACACCGTCGACCGATTCCAGGGGTCGTCGAAGGAGGTCATCGTCGTCTCGTTCGTCGCCACCGGCGACTTGGACGGGCCGTTGTTCGAGGACCACCGCCGCATCAACGTCGCCCTCACGCGGGCGAAGAAGGCGCTCTGTCTCGTCGGCGACGCCGACGCCCTCGAATCAGACCCGTTCTACGACCGGATGCTCCGGTGGGCGCGCCGGTAG